TCGGTCCATGAGCAATCGCTTTCGCTCTCGACCCAACGCGACAAGACCCAAGGCGACATCGTCGGTGCCGAAGCGGAACTCGCCGCCCAATCATCCAAGGTCGACTCCTTGGAAAAGAAGCTTTCCGGACAAGGCGCCACGACCGAGGCACCGCAGGGAGCCTCGCCCCGGCCCGCCGCGGCAGCGCCCAAGCCGGAGCAAGTGGAGGAATACCGCGAGCTCGCCAAGCGCCTCGAGTATCTCCAGACTCAGGACCTCGCCCTGCGCAGCAAGTTCGCCTCGGGAAATCCCCAGGTGGTCCGCAATCAGCAGGACATCAATTCCACCAAGGCGGCACGCAATGCCTTGCTGGCGAAAGCACCCGGACTGGTGGCGGAAAGCGTCACCCCGGCGGGCGAGCCCACGGTGAATCCACTGGCCGAACTTGACCACGAAAAGGCCGTGATGGGATCCATCATTGCCCGCATCGGCCGCTACAAAAGCCACCTCGCCGAACTGGAAGACAAGTTCAAGAAGCTCACCGAAGTCGGACCACAGATCGCCGAGCTGGAGCGCCAGCGGGAGATGCAGGATGGCGAATACCGCTTGCTCGAGTCCAACCTCAAGAAGGCCGAAGTGGACCGCAATCTGGATCGCACGGAGATCCCCGGCCTCAAGATCGTGGAGAGCCCGACCCTGCCAAAACAGAGCTTCAGCGAGACGACCAAGAAGCTCGTGCTGGGACTCGCCGGAGCAGGCTTTGCCCTCGGACTTGGCATTGCCTTCCTCCTCGAGCTCGTGGTGGACCGCCGGATCACCCGCCCGACCGAGATCGAAGGCCGGCTCCAGGTGCCGCTCATGCTTTCCATCCCCTATGTGCGGCCGAAGAACCGCGGCGCTCACCTGATTGCCAACGATCACGACGAAGCGTCCGGCACCGAGGGCGAGAAGTTGCTGCCAGCCGTGCGCACTGCCAATGGCTTCCCTGCCTTCGCCGGACGGACGGATCACTTCATCCACCCGTATTCCGAAGCGATCCGCGACCGCATCGTCTTCAATTTCCAGATCAACAACATGACCCACAAGCCCAAGCTGATGGCCGTGACCGGCCTCTCGGCAGGCGCGGGCACCTCCACCATCGCGGCCGGCTTGGCCAAGGCCTTCTCTGAGGTCAATGGCGCGAAGGTCCTGCTGGTCGATCTGAATTCCGATTACCCGGACGACAATCCGATGTTCGGCAACAAGCCGCTCCACTCGGTGGTCGGCGCCCTCCAGGCAGCTCGCAACACCCGCTTCAAGGAAGGCGGCCAGAACCTCTACCTCGCCAGCGCCGCGGCGACCAAGGCCGACCCGAGTGCGACTCCCTTCGGCCCGATGCATCTCTACGAACTCCTCCCGCATTTCCGCGCCAGCGAGTTCGACTACGTGATTTTCGACATGCCGCCGATGGGCCAGACCAGCCCGACACTCGCGATGGCCGGCCTGATGGACAAGGTCCTGCTGGTCGTCGATGGCGAAGACACCAACCGCGACACCCTCAAGTGGGGCTACTCCGAATTGGTCAAAGGCCGCGCCGACGTTTCCTGCGTCTTCAACAAGGCCCGTTCCCACGCCCCACGCTGGGTCGCGGGAGATATTTGAAACCACTCACCCTTGCCGTTCCACCCTTGAGCACCCGGATCGAACCTCCTCCCCACTCCTTCCGATGCCGAAACAACTGGCCTCCTCCTATGAGGCGATGGCAACGGGATCGCCCGGCTTCCTGACCCGGGCGTATTACCGGATCAAGCCGTTCATCCCCCGCCGGCTCCGCTGGGCTCTGCGCCGCAGCCGGGCCCGTGCGATCGTGCGCGACTGCCGCAGCACGTGGCCGATCGATGTCACCTCGGCTTCCCCACCAGCCGGCTGGTCCGGTTGGCCGGAAGGGAATGAATTCGCCTTCGTCATCACCCACGATGTCGAGTCGTGTGCCGGACTGGAAAAGGTCCGGGACCTCGCCCAACTCGAAGTCGGCCTCGGCCTGCGCTCCTCCTTCAACTTCATCCCGGAAGGCCCCTACGAGGATCCGGCCGAACTCCGCGCCTGGTTGGAAGCGAGGGGATTCGAAATCGGCGTCCACGACCTCAATCACGACGGCCGCCTCTACGGATCGCGGCAGGGATTCCTCCAGAAGGCCGGCCGCATCAATCGCCATCTCAAGAATTGGGGTTCGGTCGGCTTCCGCTCCGGCTTCATGATGCGGCAGCTCGATTGGATCCACGACCTCGACGTGACTTACGACGCCTCGACCTTCGACACCGACCCCTTCGAGCCCCAGCCGGAAGGCTCCCGCACCATCTTCCCCTTTCTCGTCAAGTCGGATGACCCCGCCCCCGGCTACGTCGAGCTCCCCTACACGCTGCCGCAGGATTCCACCCTCTTCCTCCTGCTCGGCGAGGAGACGACGGAAATCTGGAAGCAGAAGCTCGAATGGATCGCCCGCAAGGGCGGCCTCGCCCTGGTTAATATTCATCCCGACTACATCAATTTCTCCGGAAAACGGACCTCAACCTGCTACCCGCATTCGCTGGTGAAGGAGTTCCTCGAACACCTGTGCAGCCGTTACCGGGGAAAATACTGGAATCCTCTGGCAAAGGATCTCGCCTGCTGGTTCCGCCGCCACGCGGTTCCTTTGCCGGATGCCGATGATCCGGCTTGTTGACGCCCCTCCCCCCTGCTAGAACGCCCTCACCCCCCATCCCCCCGCCCCCCCAATGATTCGCCTTCGACA
This genomic interval from Luteolibacter arcticus contains the following:
- a CDS encoding GumC family protein; protein product: MQKTVPTPSKGGLGLQDILFVLFKHKWKILFLGLLGLGAAAGVYTTQKPLYESHSRILVKHVIQRGGTDGIDSQVDAGGRSGEQVINTEMVILRSGDLAAEVAQSVGVERLVPNSLGQSALTDAANVVQGGLEIAPESRGSNVLLLTYRHPDPELARDVLESVIKRYPERHLEIHRSVGAFDSVSKQANVVREKLHKTEQELNKLKADSGIISVHEQSLSLSTQRDKTQGDIVGAEAELAAQSSKVDSLEKKLSGQGATTEAPQGASPRPAAAAPKPEQVEEYRELAKRLEYLQTQDLALRSKFASGNPQVVRNQQDINSTKAARNALLAKAPGLVAESVTPAGEPTVNPLAELDHEKAVMGSIIARIGRYKSHLAELEDKFKKLTEVGPQIAELERQREMQDGEYRLLESNLKKAEVDRNLDRTEIPGLKIVESPTLPKQSFSETTKKLVLGLAGAGFALGLGIAFLLELVVDRRITRPTEIEGRLQVPLMLSIPYVRPKNRGAHLIANDHDEASGTEGEKLLPAVRTANGFPAFAGRTDHFIHPYSEAIRDRIVFNFQINNMTHKPKLMAVTGLSAGAGTSTIAAGLAKAFSEVNGAKVLLVDLNSDYPDDNPMFGNKPLHSVVGALQAARNTRFKEGGQNLYLASAAATKADPSATPFGPMHLYELLPHFRASEFDYVIFDMPPMGQTSPTLAMAGLMDKVLLVVDGEDTNRDTLKWGYSELVKGRADVSCVFNKARSHAPRWVAGDI